The Candidatus Baltobacteraceae bacterium genome includes a window with the following:
- a CDS encoding MarR family transcriptional regulator → MSPTFSELEARRSLNLRQLLTRSTRAVNERIVAALRARGFPEARVAHAAVLANLELRGSTVTEIASRALLPKQAISKMALELEEFGYLERSRHESDGRAIVVRFTRKGRKLMAATFDVIAGIEHAARARLGPRRYSALRSSLFVLLEHDTEPDA, encoded by the coding sequence ATGTCGCCTACGTTCAGCGAACTCGAAGCGCGCCGAAGCCTGAATCTGCGCCAGTTGCTGACGCGCTCCACACGGGCCGTCAACGAACGCATCGTCGCCGCGCTGCGCGCACGCGGCTTTCCCGAAGCGCGAGTCGCGCACGCCGCGGTCCTTGCAAATTTGGAACTTCGAGGCAGCACTGTAACGGAGATCGCGAGCCGTGCGCTGTTGCCGAAGCAAGCAATCAGCAAAATGGCGTTGGAACTGGAAGAGTTTGGTTATCTCGAGCGATCGCGGCACGAAAGCGACGGCCGGGCGATCGTCGTACGCTTCACGCGAAAGGGACGCAAGCTGATGGCGGCAACGTTCGACGTGATTGCCGGCATCGAGCATGCCGCGCGAGCTCGTCTGGGTCCGCGGCGCTATTCTGCCTTGAGATCGTCGCTGTTCGTGCTGCTCGAGCACGATACAGAACCCGACGCCTAG
- a CDS encoding SDR family oxidoreductase gives MLLKDKIAIVTGGDTGIGKAISLAMAREGASVVIDYHGDAAPANALLEEVHNLGARAIAVEANVADPEDVESLIAGAVNAWGGLDILVNNAGIEEKRPFLETPFELFRKIIDVNLGGVWLCTQAAAKQMVKQKRGGRIVNISSIHEELAMPTNAPYCASKGGIRMLMRTVALELAKEHITVNDVAPGAVDTPMDAGLKANKKQYEALLGEIPLGRMAKPEEVAGIVVFLASEAAAYITGATYAIDGGMTKHAGSL, from the coding sequence ATGCTCCTGAAGGATAAGATCGCCATCGTTACCGGCGGCGATACCGGGATCGGCAAGGCCATCTCGCTCGCTATGGCGCGCGAAGGCGCTTCGGTGGTCATCGACTACCATGGTGACGCCGCGCCGGCCAATGCGCTCCTGGAGGAAGTCCACAACCTTGGTGCGCGCGCGATCGCAGTCGAAGCGAACGTGGCGGATCCAGAAGATGTCGAATCGCTGATCGCGGGCGCGGTCAACGCCTGGGGCGGCCTCGACATCTTGGTGAACAACGCTGGAATCGAAGAAAAGCGCCCGTTTCTCGAAACGCCGTTCGAATTGTTCCGAAAAATCATCGACGTCAATTTGGGTGGCGTGTGGCTGTGCACGCAAGCCGCCGCCAAGCAGATGGTGAAGCAAAAACGCGGGGGACGCATCGTTAATATCTCGTCGATTCACGAGGAGCTTGCGATGCCGACCAATGCGCCATATTGCGCGTCGAAAGGCGGCATACGTATGCTGATGCGCACGGTCGCGCTCGAACTTGCAAAGGAACATATTACGGTGAACGACGTTGCGCCGGGCGCTGTCGATACGCCGATGGACGCCGGCCTCAAAGCAAACAAAAAACAATACGAAGCGCTATTGGGAGAAATTCCACTCGGACGGATGGCAAAGCCCGAGGAAGTCGCCGGAATCGTCGTATTTCTTGCCTCCGAAGCGGCGGCGTATATAACCGGCGCTACCTACGCGATCGACGGCGGAATGACGAAACACGCGGGCAGCCTTTGA